Proteins co-encoded in one Ziziphus jujuba cultivar Dongzao chromosome 9, ASM3175591v1 genomic window:
- the LOC107427159 gene encoding COP9 signalosome complex subunit 8 yields the protein MDFSRLSEALASKSYAKIAEICDDLMLQVAAEGVAFQDEWPYAVHLLGHIYDDDINSARFLWKSIPAAIKESQPEVVAAWKVGQKLWMRDYRGVYEAIRGFDWSQETQNVVAAFSELYTKKMFQLLQSAYSTISVQDTALFLGMSEDHATNYVLQQGWFEDPASQMLNVKKQPIAAEQKLDPGKLQRLTEYVFHLEH from the exons ATGGACTTCTCGCGGCTGTCGGAGGCGTTGGCGTCCAAATCGTACGCGAAGATCGCTGAAATCTGCGACGATCTCATGCTTcag GTTGCAGCCGAGGGCGTTGCGTTTCAGGACGAGTGGCCATACGCGGTTCATCTCCTGGGTCACATCTACGATGATGATAT TAACAGTGCCCGTTTCCTTTGGAAATCGATACCGGCTGCAATAAAAGAGAGCCAGCCAGAAGTGGTTGCTGCTTGGAAAGTTGGTCAGAAGTTGTGGATGCGAGACTATAGGGGTGTGTATGAGGCCATTCGTGGATTTGATTGGAGCCAGGAAACTCAAAATGTTGTTGCTGCCTTTTCAG AGCTTTACACAAAGAAGATGTTTCAGCTCCTGCAGTCAGCTTATTCTACAATAAGCGTCCAAGACACTGCTCTCTTTCTTGGAATGAGTGAAGACCATGCCACAAATT ATGTACTCCAGCAAGGTTGGTTTGAGGACCCTGCTTCTCAAATGCTCAATGTGAAGAAGCAGCCTATTGCGGCAGAGCAGAAACTGGACCCCGGTAAATTGCAGAGATTGACAGAATATGTATTTCACCTTGAGCATTGA